The Archangium primigenium genomic interval AGACGGCGTGGGGCTGGAAAGCAGCCCCCCAAAAGTGCCGGGTGATGGACCTTTGTCGCCGCCATCCTGAACCGCGGGCGGAGTACGCCACGACCCAGGGGGTCCCCTTGAACCACCTCGGTCCCCCTCGGACGAAGGACATGTCGGGTAGCGCGCAGCACCGTGGGTGTCCTGTCCGGCTTGCGGTGAGGCGGCCGGGTGCGCAGGGCGGGTGTCATGGGGCCCCGGAGTGCCAGAACCAGGGGGTGGGCGCGGGAGGTCCCGCGCGACCCGGCCCCCGGAGGACCCCTGACAGTGCGCGGGGGGACAGGACGTGGGGGGTGGGAGCCTGGGGGGAAGGGTGTCAGGGGGGGCGGGCATCATGGACGCCGCCGCTGGCTCCCCTGGGCTGGCCGTCCCGTGCGCCCATGCCCCACTACCGCCTGACCGATGACGATGCCGTCGACTGGCTCCGCTCCCTGCCCGCGGGCTCGGCGGATCTGGTCATCACGGATCCCGCCTACGAATCGCTTGAGAAGCACCGGGCGGTGGGCACCACCACGCGGCTCAAGCAGGGCAAGGGCTCGAGCAACCCCTGGTTCCCCATCTTCCCCAACACGCGCTTCCCGGCGCTCTTCCAGGCGCTGTGGCGGGTGCTCAAGCGCGACGCGCACCTCTATCTGTTCTGTGACGCGGAGACGATGTTCGTGGCCCGGCCGGTGGCGGAGGCCGCGGGCTTCCGCTTCTGGAAGCCGCTCATCTGGGACAAGCAGCACATCGGCATGGGCTACCACTACCGGGCGCGCTACGAGTGCATCCTCTTCTTCGAGAAGGGCCGGCGGCGGCTGAGCGACCTGGGGGTGGCGGACGTGCTGAGCGTGCCGCGGGTGCACCGGGGCTACCCCACGGAGAAGCCCGTGGCGCTCAGCGAGGTACTCATCCGCCAGAGCAGCGCGCCGGGGGACACGGTGGTGGACCCCTTCATGGGCTCGGGCTCGGTGGGGGTGGCGGCGGCGCGGCTGGGCCGGGACTTCCTCGGCACGGACATCCACCCGCGGGCGCGCGCGCTCACCGAGGAGCGCCTGCGGCTGGCGGGCGCCCTGCCCCAGCTGCCCCAGACCCGGAGCGATGACGACCTGCTCCGGGCCCTGGGCGGCTAGCGGGGCACGCCGGGGCGGCGCCCGACGAGCGACAGCAGCACGGCGAAGAGCTCCGCGGGCTCCACGGGCTTGGGCACGTGGCTGTTGAAGCCGGCCAGCAGCACGCGCGTGCGATCCTCCGCCCGGGCGAAGGCGGTGAGGGCCACGGCGGGCAGCCGGCCCCCGGCGCTCGCGGGCAGCGCGCGCACGCCCTGGATGAGCGCGTAGCCGTCCTCGCCGGGCATACCGATGTCGGACACGAGCAGGTCCGGCGTCACGCGCCGCAGCAGTTCCAGACCCTCGCGCGCGGAGGCCGCCACGTGGACGCTCGCCCCGCGGGAGGTGAGCAGCGTGCGCAAGAGCTCGCGCGTGTCCTCCTCGTCCTCCACCACGAGGATGCGCAGGCCCTCGAGCGAGGGCGCGCCGGTGTCCGGCGGCGGGGGCACGGGCGCGGGGGTGACGGCGCCCTGGGACGGGCCGCTCCGCCGGGACAGGGTGGCCAGGGGCAGCCGCACCCAGAAGCACGCGCCCTGGCCCAGGCCCGCGCTCTCCACGCCCACCGTGCCCCCGTGCATCTCCACCAGGTGGCGCACGATGGACAGGCCCAGGCCGAGCCCGCCAAAGCGCCGCGTGCTGCCGCCCTCCGCCTGGCGGAAGCGCTCGAAGACGTGGGGGAGGAAGTCCGGGGAGATGCCCTGGCCGGTGTCCTGGACGAAGAGCGTGAGGGTGGTGTCGTCACGCTCCAGCCACACCTCCACGGCGCCCTCGGGCGGGGTGAACTTCACGGCGTTGGACAAGAGGTTCCACACCACCTGCTGCAGCCGGTGCGGATCGCCCATCACCCGTCCGCTGGCGTCCAGCGCGCAGCGGATTCGCAGGG includes:
- a CDS encoding DNA-methyltransferase, with product MPHYRLTDDDAVDWLRSLPAGSADLVITDPAYESLEKHRAVGTTTRLKQGKGSSNPWFPIFPNTRFPALFQALWRVLKRDAHLYLFCDAETMFVARPVAEAAGFRFWKPLIWDKQHIGMGYHYRARYECILFFEKGRRRLSDLGVADVLSVPRVHRGYPTEKPVALSEVLIRQSSAPGDTVVDPFMGSGSVGVAAARLGRDFLGTDIHPRARALTEERLRLAGALPQLPQTRSDDDLLRALGG